Below is a window of Myroides profundi DNA.
GTGGAAGAAACTACACCAACAGAAACAGTAGCTGAGTCTACTCCTGTCATTCTTGATATGAAACACTTGGTAGGTGCATGGACACAACCAAATGGAGCAGATGCAAGTCTACTACAAGGATTCGAACTAAAAGAGGACGGGACAATGTCTTCTATCAAAGATAAGGCTAACGAATTCACTAAATGGAAGATGGTAGATAATACTGTTATCTTCGAAACAGCGATGATAGGTACTGATTCTACTTCTGTGAAGTCTGCTACGTTTACGTATGAGGTGACAGATCAGAATACATTAAAGCTTACTACTAATGGTGTGACGGAAGTGTTCACTAAACAATAAGAACTATTATTATTTATATAAACAGAAGCTACCTCAAAAGGGTAGCTTTCGTTATTTTTGTAAGTATAATATAAAGGTAATGATGGAACATAAAGAACTTAATTTGTCGGTAGTAGAGCTAAAGTCGTTTATTCCATGTAAGGACTTTGAGGTGTCTAAAGCGTTCTATACAGCTATTGGATTTAAGATAGTATGGCAGAGTGAAGAACTGTGCTTGCTTGATTGTGGAACGGAGAAGTTCTTTTTACAGAATTTTTATAATCAAGAGGCAGCAGAGAATCTAATGTTTCATTTGCAAGTAGAGAATGCAGATGATTGGTACACACATCTGCAAAACCTAGATCTTCAGTCAAAATATGATATCCGACTGACGGCTGTAGAAGATAGGGAGTGGATGATGAGAGACTTTGTATTAATAGATCCTTCTGGAGTGCTGTGGCGTATAGCACATAATATCTAATGCTGTCCAATGGACTTAGTATAATTATTAGCTACCTGTAAGGTGGCTTTTTCTATTTTTACTAGTCATAAAAAGATAGATATGACGACAACAGACTTGAGTAAACTACAATATTATATAGATGTGTTACCAGCTAGATTAGAGCAGTTTACAGAAGAAGAGTTTTCTTATAAAGAAACAGAGGGTAAGTGGAGTAAAAAAGAGATAGTAGGACATCTTATCGATAGTGCGACTAATAATCATCACCGTTTTGTTAGAGGTCAGTTTGAGGATAATCCTTTTGTTTCTTATGCGCAGAATGAGTGGGTAGAAGCGAGTGCTTATCAGCAAATGTCACAAGATTCTGTGATTAGAATATGGAAGATGTATAATGCATTTCTCTTAGAGATCGTTTGTAATATTGCTGTT
It encodes the following:
- a CDS encoding VOC family protein encodes the protein MMEHKELNLSVVELKSFIPCKDFEVSKAFYTAIGFKIVWQSEELCLLDCGTEKFFLQNFYNQEAAENLMFHLQVENADDWYTHLQNLDLQSKYDIRLTAVEDREWMMRDFVLIDPSGVLWRIAHNI
- a CDS encoding lipocalin family protein — translated: MKQTVLALAFVAIAFASCKQQTEAPVVEETTPTETVAESTPVILDMKHLVGAWTQPNGADASLLQGFELKEDGTMSSIKDKANEFTKWKMVDNTVIFETAMIGTDSTSVKSATFTYEVTDQNTLKLTTNGVTEVFTKQ
- a CDS encoding DinB family protein — encoded protein: MTTTDLSKLQYYIDVLPARLEQFTEEEFSYKETEGKWSKKEIVGHLIDSATNNHHRFVRGQFEDNPFVSYAQNEWVEASAYQQMSQDSVIRIWKMYNAFLLEIVCNIAVEVLNIKMANGHTLAFLVEDYVSHLEHHLGQIFDDFDFKA